The following are from one region of the Francisella opportunistica genome:
- the aroA gene encoding 3-phosphoshikimate 1-carboxyvinyltransferase has translation MKDFIPQIKSKINQQVYLDGSKSISNRSLIIAAMAQGQTKFENLPNSADVLTCVAALKELGCQVEHNQATKSLLINGCAAKFNNHDAKIFCNESGTLTRFIIPMLAVQPIGKYYVYAKPRMMNRPLADQLKPLEKLGMTASYHQKDHTMPLTIAAKSLSGGSIEVDGEKSSQFASGLLMAAPFMQHGLRLNSITDHKQPYLEMTTKVMAEFGVMVDVDENIYIAKKSQYISPSNYVVEPDVSTASYFWAFAAITGSTIKVMHVTKKSKQGDIKFLEILENIGCQVNYFDDGIEVIGSDELHGIKINMRNFSDTFMTLAAIACFAKGDTYISGLSHTRGQESDRVAAMAEGLTKLGIYVETTQDSILISPERSKFKPAEVDSHNDHRIAMSLALLGLKYQGVIVNNAAAVSKTCPDYFDRMRALVE, from the coding sequence ATGAAAGATTTTATCCCACAAATAAAATCAAAGATAAATCAGCAAGTATATTTAGATGGCTCAAAGAGTATCTCAAATAGATCGCTGATAATCGCAGCTATGGCTCAAGGTCAAACAAAGTTTGAGAATTTGCCAAATAGTGCTGATGTATTAACTTGTGTTGCGGCTTTAAAAGAGCTAGGCTGTCAAGTTGAGCATAATCAAGCAACTAAATCGCTGCTTATCAACGGTTGTGCGGCAAAGTTTAATAATCATGACGCAAAGATATTTTGTAACGAGTCAGGTACTTTGACGAGATTTATAATACCAATGTTAGCAGTGCAGCCTATAGGCAAATATTATGTTTATGCGAAACCAAGAATGATGAATAGACCCTTAGCAGATCAATTAAAACCACTTGAAAAGTTAGGTATGACAGCAAGCTACCACCAAAAGGATCATACTATGCCTTTGACGATAGCGGCTAAATCTTTAAGTGGTGGTAGTATAGAAGTAGATGGTGAGAAAAGCTCGCAGTTTGCTTCAGGTTTGCTGATGGCAGCACCTTTTATGCAACATGGCCTGAGATTAAACTCTATCACAGATCATAAACAGCCATATTTAGAGATGACGACAAAGGTTATGGCAGAGTTTGGCGTGATGGTTGATGTTGATGAAAATATCTATATTGCCAAAAAATCTCAATATATCTCACCTAGTAACTATGTTGTTGAACCAGACGTTTCGACAGCATCGTACTTTTGGGCATTTGCGGCTATTACAGGTTCAACTATCAAGGTTATGCATGTTACTAAAAAGTCTAAGCAAGGTGATATCAAATTTTTAGAAATACTTGAGAATATAGGTTGTCAAGTTAACTACTTTGATGATGGTATAGAGGTTATAGGTAGTGATGAGCTTCATGGTATAAAAATTAATATGCGTAATTTCTCTGATACCTTTATGACACTTGCAGCTATTGCTTGCTTTGCTAAGGGTGATACATATATCTCAGGTCTTAGTCATACACGTGGTCAAGAATCAGATCGTGTCGCAGCTATGGCAGAGGGACTTACTAAGCTTGGTATCTATGTAGAGACTACTCAAGATAGTATCTTAATATCTCCTGAGAGAAGCAAATTTAAGCCAGCTGAAGTTGATAGTCATAATGATCATCGTATCGCTATGTCTTTAGCGCTTTTAGGGTTAAAATACCAAGGTGTAATAGTAAATAATGCAGCGGCTGTAAGCAAAACTTGTCCTGATTATTTTGATAGAATGAGAGCATTGGTAGAGTAG
- the rnhA gene encoding ribonuclease HI: MEIFKKRNSVIAYTDGACKGNPGVGGWGAILSYNGVDKEIYGSEKNTTNNRMELMAAIKTLQALKRKCDITIYTDSKYLQNGINQWLANWKANGWKTAAKKEVKNKDLWQELDILTNKHNVSWGWVKGHSGNIGNEKADELANKAIAELMGK; the protein is encoded by the coding sequence ATGGAAATTTTCAAAAAGAGAAATAGTGTTATTGCCTACACAGATGGTGCTTGTAAGGGTAACCCTGGAGTTGGTGGCTGGGGAGCTATCCTTAGTTATAATGGTGTAGATAAAGAAATATATGGTAGTGAAAAAAATACTACAAATAATAGAATGGAGCTAATGGCAGCAATCAAAACGCTTCAAGCACTTAAAAGAAAGTGTGATATAACTATCTATACTGATTCTAAATATCTACAAAACGGTATTAATCAATGGCTAGCAAACTGGAAAGCTAATGGTTGGAAAACAGCTGCTAAGAAAGAGGTTAAGAATAAAGATCTCTGGCAAGAGCTGGATATTCTGACAAACAAACATAATGTATCTTGGGGCTGGGTAAAAGGTCATAGTGGTAATATTGGTAATGAAAAAGCAGATGAGTTAGCAAACAAAGCTATTGCTGAGCTAATGGGAAAATAA
- a CDS encoding restriction endonuclease subunit S, giving the protein MSELYKLPAGWEWIELEKICGKASSNLSLKKIENEEGKYPLYGAKGFIKNISFFHREEPYISIIKDGAGVGRIMMLDGKSSIIGTLQYLLPKDNVKIKYLYYMLLVVDFSKYISGTTIPHIYYRDYKEQLIPLPPLAEQKRIVAKLDSLFEKIDKAIELHQQNITNANTLMASTLDKTFKKLEGEYKSKLLSQLTKTTSGGTPKRDTKEFWGGEIGWLKSGELNDSYINDVEEFITEEGVKKSSAKILPKGTLLMAMYGATVGRLGILNIETTTNQAVCAILNNENNFETKYLFYFLKNIRKDMLRDSFGGAQPNISQTYIKAIEVPTPPLQIQQQTVEYLDSIATKVDKIKQLNEQKLENLKALKASILDKAFRGEL; this is encoded by the coding sequence ATGAGCGAATTATATAAATTGCCAGCAGGGTGGGAGTGGATTGAGTTAGAAAAAATATGTGGTAAAGCTTCATCAAATTTATCTTTAAAAAAAATAGAAAATGAAGAAGGCAAGTACCCTCTATATGGAGCAAAAGGATTTATAAAAAATATTAGTTTCTTTCATCGTGAAGAGCCATATATCTCAATAATTAAAGATGGTGCAGGTGTTGGTAGAATAATGATGCTAGATGGTAAGTCATCTATTATTGGAACTTTGCAGTATTTATTACCAAAAGATAATGTAAAAATTAAATATTTGTATTATATGCTTTTAGTAGTTGATTTTAGTAAATATATAAGCGGAACAACAATACCTCATATCTATTATAGAGATTATAAAGAACAGTTAATCCCTCTCCCACCACTAGCAGAGCAAAAGCGAATAGTTGCCAAGCTAGATAGTCTTTTTGAGAAGATTGATAAGGCGATAGAGCTACACCAGCAAAATATCACAAATGCTAATACTCTAATGGCTAGCACCCTTGATAAGACTTTTAAAAAGTTGGAGGGGGAGTATAAATCTAAATTGTTATCGCAACTTACTAAAACAACTAGTGGTGGAACTCCTAAAAGAGATACTAAAGAGTTTTGGGGCGGTGAAATTGGTTGGCTTAAGAGTGGAGAATTAAATGATTCATACATAAATGATGTTGAAGAATTTATAACAGAAGAGGGAGTAAAAAAATCTTCAGCAAAGATACTTCCTAAAGGTACTCTACTTATGGCCATGTATGGTGCTACTGTTGGTAGGTTAGGAATTTTAAATATTGAAACAACTACTAATCAAGCGGTGTGTGCAATATTAAACAATGAAAATAATTTTGAGACAAAGTATTTATTTTATTTCCTAAAAAATATTAGAAAGGATATGCTTAGAGATTCCTTTGGTGGAGCTCAGCCTAATATAAGTCAGACATATATAAAAGCAATTGAAGTACCAACCCCACCACTACAAATCCAACAACAAACCGTAGAGTATTTGGATAGTATTGCCACAAAGGTTGATAAGATTAAGCAATTAAATGAGCAGAAATTAGAGAATTTAAAAGCACTAAAAGCCAGTATTTTAGACAAGGCATTTCGTGGGGAGTTGTGA
- the secF gene encoding protein translocase subunit SecF, whose product MEFFKQKTNIDFLGIKKYTTAFSVIMIVVSLFFIFTKGLNLGLDFTGGYQVQIQTSKSQDSETMTKKLATAGFEHTTITTFGDNNNFLIKFAPDEVNIKAKNLEDAQQYLKHQVESSLDAKAQSVNYIGPQVGKELASNGVLAIIIAMVCILIYISARFEMKFGISACLALLHDPIVILGVFAAFHLEFDLTVLAAVLAVIGYSLNDTVVIYDRVRENFRKMRNASVVEVVNRSINDTLSRTILTSGLTMLVVVVLYLFGGSSVHNFSLALILGIIVGTYSSIYVAGVVAVALGLNRESLPPKQISKEDTPIL is encoded by the coding sequence ATGGAATTTTTTAAGCAAAAGACAAACATAGATTTTTTAGGAATTAAGAAATATACAACTGCTTTTTCTGTAATAATGATTGTTGTGTCATTATTTTTTATCTTTACTAAAGGTTTAAATCTTGGTTTAGATTTTACAGGTGGTTATCAAGTACAAATTCAGACATCTAAGTCACAAGACTCTGAGACAATGACAAAAAAATTAGCAACGGCTGGATTTGAGCATACAACGATTACAACTTTTGGTGATAATAATAATTTTCTTATTAAGTTTGCGCCTGATGAAGTTAATATAAAAGCAAAAAATTTAGAAGATGCGCAACAATATCTCAAACACCAAGTTGAAAGCTCGCTAGATGCAAAAGCTCAAAGTGTTAACTATATTGGTCCACAAGTTGGCAAAGAGTTGGCAAGTAATGGTGTCTTAGCGATCATAATAGCTATGGTATGTATCTTAATATACATAAGTGCTAGATTTGAGATGAAATTTGGTATTAGTGCTTGTTTGGCGCTCTTGCATGATCCAATTGTTATTTTAGGTGTGTTTGCGGCGTTTCATTTAGAGTTTGATTTAACTGTGTTAGCAGCGGTATTAGCTGTGATCGGCTACTCATTAAATGATACAGTTGTGATATATGACAGAGTTCGTGAGAACTTCAGAAAAATGCGTAATGCCAGTGTTGTAGAGGTAGTTAATAGAAGTATTAATGATACTTTATCAAGAACTATATTGACTTCTGGTCTAACAATGTTGGTTGTAGTTGTATTATATCTATTTGGTGGTAGCTCAGTACATAACTTCTCGTTAGCTCTAATCTTGGGAATTATAGTAGGTACATACTCATCTATATATGTTGCTGGTGTGGTGGCTGTTGCCCTGGGTTTAAATAGAGAATCTTTACCTCCAAAGCAAATATCTAAAGAAGATACTCCTATCCTATAA
- the rpoH gene encoding RNA polymerase sigma factor RpoH, which yields MANKKLLPATKTKTLPVVSDNNLSTYLNFVNTLPVLSLEQEQNLAKRYKYKKDLDAAQQLVLSHLRFVTKIARNFSGYGLSIADLIQEGNIGLMKAVSKFDPDQGVRLVSFAVHWIKAEMHDYVLKNWKIVKVATTKAQRKLFFNLRSSKGKVGWLSSEDIKQLAEELSVKEETVIEMEKRMCQGDASLDLPYTDDDGEQTSQQSLYLEDKSSNIEHQIVQQDYYDNLKAVVKGVLSSFDIRTKDIIMSRYLLEEKATLQDLAAKYNISAERIRQIEEDALAKLKKAIKNRS from the coding sequence ATGGCCAACAAAAAATTATTACCAGCTACGAAAACGAAAACTCTACCGGTTGTATCTGATAATAATCTCAGTACGTATTTAAACTTTGTTAATACCTTACCGGTATTATCACTTGAGCAAGAGCAAAATTTAGCAAAACGCTATAAATACAAAAAAGATTTAGATGCTGCACAGCAACTTGTATTATCACATTTACGCTTTGTCACTAAAATAGCGAGAAACTTTTCAGGCTATGGACTTTCGATAGCTGATCTTATTCAAGAGGGTAATATTGGTCTTATGAAAGCTGTAAGTAAATTTGATCCTGATCAAGGTGTCAGATTAGTATCATTTGCAGTTCACTGGATCAAGGCGGAGATGCATGATTATGTCCTTAAAAACTGGAAAATTGTCAAAGTTGCTACTACAAAAGCACAGCGTAAATTATTTTTTAATCTTAGAAGTAGCAAAGGTAAAGTTGGTTGGTTAAGCTCGGAGGATATCAAACAGTTAGCCGAAGAGTTAAGTGTCAAAGAAGAGACTGTCATCGAGATGGAAAAAAGAATGTGTCAGGGCGATGCAAGTCTTGATTTACCATATACAGATGATGATGGTGAGCAAACTTCGCAGCAAAGTTTATATTTAGAAGATAAATCTTCAAACATTGAGCACCAAATTGTCCAGCAAGATTATTATGATAACCTCAAAGCGGTTGTCAAAGGTGTTTTGAGCAGTTTTGATATACGCACAAAGGATATTATCATGTCACGTTATCTACTTGAAGAGAAAGCAACTCTCCAAGATTTAGCCGCTAAATATAATATCTCAGCTGAAAGAATACGCCAGATTGAAGAGGATGCTCTAGCTAAGCTTAAAAAAGCTATCAAGAACCGCTCTTAA
- the hsdR gene encoding EcoAI/FtnUII family type I restriction enzme subunit R: protein MSYSEADTKAKLITPKLRQSGWDERYITREKYYFTDGRKQAGGARGEKKYVDYLLRYQDINLAVVEAKKEDVNYKQGLQQVITYGKALDVEYVYSTNGHKILEYHIPTGQSKDVEDFPMPRELFERKYPNINKTRQNVVTQGFFADSVKTPRYYQKIAVQKTIDAVSSGKERILLTLATGTGKTYIAFQIAYRLLEARWRKNDIGQKKPRILYLADRNILIEQAMNEFNPIENDCKRLQGVSIKKNGGKVPLSGNVFFAIYQAISDNQNRQYLDDESLTAYYKQYPTDFFDLVIIDECHRGSASDDSSWRDIIEYFSSAVHLGLTATPKRDVNGDTYDYFGEPIYEYSLKDGINDGFLTPYKVKRITTNIDEYRPNTHDRVDGDLPNKVYGIDDWEKTITSLQRHELIAKTVLDNINKMDKTIVFCKNQPHALELKLAIDNFKKVKNPDYCVRVTSDEGQIGRDYLEQFQDNDKDIPVILTSSKMLTTGVDAKNVRNIVLTAPIESMIEFKQIIGRGTRIFEGKDCFTILDFVKASDKFYDKEWDGVADVITDVKADGKPKEDIKEVKEVDPIENLNDEKESKKQEPINITIKGRKLKVLDIETSYVGVDGRPIATQEYLEQLIGVLAKYCQNNEQLLKDAWANPQYRQTLLDKLEEMLSFGQNIDNIKAIFKAKDSDIYDVLNHLVFSKDILTREQRAVAAESSEFMQQLQNAKAREFLLFVLDKYKKDGVVELEQKRLPSLVELSGLGTVSELANDFGGMAQLKESYLQLQREIYR from the coding sequence ATGTCGTATTCTGAAGCAGATACCAAAGCCAAACTTATAACTCCAAAGCTACGCCAGAGCGGTTGGGATGAACGCTATATTACACGTGAAAAGTACTATTTTACTGATGGACGAAAGCAGGCAGGTGGTGCTAGAGGTGAAAAAAAATATGTCGATTATTTATTACGTTATCAAGATATAAATTTAGCAGTAGTAGAGGCTAAAAAAGAAGATGTAAACTATAAACAAGGTTTACAACAAGTTATCACCTACGGTAAAGCCTTAGATGTAGAGTATGTCTACTCAACTAATGGTCATAAAATTTTAGAGTATCATATCCCAACTGGGCAAAGTAAAGATGTTGAGGATTTTCCAATGCCTAGAGAGCTCTTTGAACGAAAGTACCCAAATATTAACAAAACTAGGCAAAATGTAGTAACTCAAGGTTTTTTTGCTGATAGTGTTAAAACTCCACGCTATTATCAAAAGATAGCTGTACAAAAAACTATAGATGCGGTTAGTAGCGGTAAAGAGAGGATACTGCTAACACTTGCCACAGGTACTGGTAAAACATATATAGCATTTCAAATAGCCTATAGACTACTAGAAGCTAGATGGCGAAAAAATGATATAGGGCAGAAAAAGCCAAGAATTTTGTATCTAGCAGATAGAAATATTCTAATAGAACAAGCCATGAATGAGTTTAACCCTATAGAGAATGATTGTAAGAGATTACAAGGCGTATCGATTAAGAAAAATGGTGGTAAAGTGCCACTTAGTGGCAATGTCTTTTTTGCGATATATCAAGCAATCTCAGATAACCAAAATCGCCAATATCTTGATGATGAAAGCTTAACAGCCTACTATAAACAATACCCAACAGATTTTTTTGATTTGGTGATTATAGATGAATGTCATCGAGGCAGTGCAAGTGATGATAGCTCTTGGCGAGATATTATTGAGTATTTCTCAAGTGCGGTACATCTTGGACTAACAGCTACGCCAAAGAGAGATGTCAACGGTGATACTTATGACTACTTTGGTGAGCCGATTTATGAGTATTCGCTCAAAGATGGTATAAATGATGGTTTCCTAACACCATACAAAGTCAAACGCATAACTACAAATATTGATGAATATCGACCTAACACACATGATAGAGTTGACGGGGATTTGCCAAATAAAGTCTATGGTATAGATGACTGGGAAAAAACTATCACATCTTTACAACGTCATGAGCTAATTGCAAAAACTGTACTAGATAACATCAACAAGATGGATAAAACTATAGTTTTTTGTAAAAATCAGCCTCATGCTTTAGAGTTAAAGCTAGCAATAGATAACTTTAAAAAGGTCAAAAACCCAGATTACTGTGTGCGTGTAACATCTGATGAAGGGCAAATAGGTAGAGATTATCTAGAGCAGTTTCAAGATAATGACAAGGATATTCCTGTAATTCTAACATCATCAAAGATGCTAACTACTGGTGTCGATGCGAAAAATGTGCGTAATATCGTACTAACAGCACCGATAGAGTCAATGATAGAGTTTAAGCAGATAATCGGACGTGGTACACGTATTTTTGAGGGTAAAGATTGCTTTACGATTTTGGACTTTGTAAAGGCTAGTGATAAATTCTATGATAAAGAATGGGACGGTGTCGCCGATGTAATTACAGATGTCAAAGCAGATGGTAAGCCCAAAGAAGATATAAAAGAGGTCAAAGAAGTAGACCCTATAGAAAACCTCAACGATGAGAAAGAGTCAAAAAAGCAAGAGCCAATCAATATCACTATAAAAGGGCGTAAGCTTAAAGTTCTAGATATAGAAACTAGCTATGTTGGTGTAGATGGGCGACCGATTGCAACACAAGAGTACCTAGAGCAGTTAATCGGTGTATTAGCTAAGTATTGTCAAAATAATGAACAGCTTCTAAAAGATGCTTGGGCAAATCCACAGTATCGACAAACACTACTAGACAAGCTCGAAGAGATGCTAAGCTTTGGGCAAAACATCGACAATATCAAAGCGATATTTAAAGCCAAAGATAGTGATATCTATGATGTACTAAATCATCTAGTTTTTAGTAAAGATATCCTAACGCGTGAGCAAAGGGCAGTTGCTGCAGAGTCCTCAGAATTTATGCAACAGTTACAAAATGCTAAGGCTAGGGAGTTTCTGTTATTTGTCTTAGACAAGTATAAAAAAGATGGTGTAGTTGAACTAGAGCAAAAAAGGCTACCATCATTAGTTGAGTTAAGTGGTCTTGGGACAGTTTCGGAGCTTGCTAATGATTTTGGTGGTATGGCACAGTTAAAAGAAAGCTATTTGCAGTTGCAAAGGGAGATTTATAGGTGA
- a CDS encoding carbonic anhydrase, with amino-acid sequence MSNISELIKGNRQWAEEIKKTNPDFFATLSKGQSPEYLWIGCSDSRVPANQVCGLIPGEVFVHRNVANVVSLTDLNCLSVLQFAIEVLKVKKIIVCGHYACGGVETVVKDKSYGLIDNWLTSIHEVKEQNKQFIEEALVCFKDNQEEYMKKKVDMMCELNALHQALNLCKTTVVKNAWAKGLKFTIHAAIYGVSDGKLYEIGGGVGSREEMDATYAQAIKDIKSRYCQNQS; translated from the coding sequence ATGAGCAATATTTCCGAGTTAATAAAAGGTAATAGGCAATGGGCCGAAGAAATCAAAAAAACTAATCCAGACTTTTTTGCAACATTATCGAAGGGACAATCGCCTGAATACCTTTGGATAGGCTGCTCAGATAGCCGTGTGCCAGCAAACCAAGTTTGTGGTTTGATTCCAGGTGAAGTATTTGTGCATCGTAATGTTGCCAATGTCGTTTCACTTACAGATTTAAACTGTTTGTCAGTGCTACAATTTGCTATCGAGGTTCTTAAGGTTAAGAAAATCATAGTTTGTGGTCACTATGCTTGTGGTGGTGTTGAGACAGTCGTCAAAGATAAAAGCTATGGTCTAATCGATAATTGGTTAACATCTATCCATGAAGTTAAAGAGCAAAACAAGCAATTTATCGAAGAAGCTTTAGTATGTTTTAAAGATAATCAAGAAGAGTATATGAAGAAAAAAGTTGATATGATGTGTGAGTTAAATGCGTTACATCAGGCTCTAAATCTTTGTAAAACTACAGTTGTCAAAAATGCTTGGGCAAAAGGTCTTAAGTTTACTATCCATGCGGCTATTTACGGTGTTAGTGATGGTAAGCTTTATGAGATTGGTGGTGGTGTGGGTTCTCGAGAAGAGATGGATGCTACTTATGCTCAAGCTATCAAAGATATCAAATCTAGATATTGTCAAAACCAATCTTGA
- a CDS encoding class I SAM-dependent methyltransferase: MIKKERVITRYLSQRWYKKALIITATESNYFHKINVLKLVACSGYLKVDSPLGCIFDIEAWPFEYKYFDLIILDESFVSCPKQMKALFNQLHFCLADDGEVIVACLGGISLYGLLSRFLANGFSSKKVRLINYTNNFIVNMLKRIISKNYVVVFKKDNYFRVDALNVSELVNEPIKAKIYSGGCARKVYGNFQKEK; encoded by the coding sequence ATGATAAAAAAAGAGCGCGTTATAACCAGGTATTTAAGTCAAAGATGGTATAAAAAAGCTCTTATTATCACAGCTACTGAGAGTAATTATTTTCATAAGATAAATGTCCTAAAACTTGTCGCGTGCTCAGGATATTTGAAAGTTGATTCACCTTTGGGATGTATTTTTGATATTGAGGCTTGGCCTTTTGAATATAAGTACTTTGATCTTATTATTCTTGATGAGAGCTTTGTCAGTTGTCCAAAGCAGATGAAGGCATTGTTTAATCAATTACATTTCTGCCTGGCAGATGATGGTGAGGTTATAGTAGCATGTCTTGGTGGTATTAGTCTATATGGGTTATTATCACGGTTTTTAGCGAATGGCTTTAGTAGTAAAAAAGTTAGGTTAATAAACTACACTAATAACTTTATAGTAAATATGCTCAAGAGAATAATTAGTAAAAATTATGTTGTAGTCTTTAAGAAAGATAATTATTTTAGAGTTGATGCTTTGAATGTCAGTGAACTTGTCAATGAACCAATAAAAGCTAAAATCTATAGTGGTGGTTGTGCTAGGAAAGTGTATGGAAATTTTCAAAAAGAGAAATAG
- the ansA gene encoding asparaginase — translation MENRAHKKILILYTGGTIGMVSTEQGYDVKPGYLSKTIEGIRDFYHYNMPQFEIKEYSNLIDSSNINPKKWFSLALDIIRNYQNYDGFVILHGTDTLAYTASVLSFMLGEIQKPVIVTGSQIPISKIRSDAISNILNSLIFACSEVIKEVCVYFNQKLMRGNRTTKISATDFDAFASPNYPTLARVGIDIVVKQKRLWQRADVFSQLKLETLGVPKIAILNVFPGMGNDILDAVLEPPLQGLILKTYGSGNMINDPNIHATLNKANDRGVVIVNCTQCLYGSVKMDAYKAARGLIKAGVVSGYDMTDEAALGKLFYLLSQPNMTQQQVKDAFNVSLQGEVTIQEKYE, via the coding sequence ATGGAAAATCGTGCTCATAAAAAAATTCTAATTTTATATACCGGTGGTACTATAGGTATGGTTAGTACTGAGCAAGGGTACGATGTCAAACCAGGCTACCTTAGCAAAACAATTGAGGGTATTAGAGATTTTTATCATTATAATATGCCGCAATTTGAGATTAAAGAGTATAGTAACCTTATAGATTCATCAAATATCAATCCTAAAAAATGGTTTTCTTTAGCTTTAGATATTATTAGAAATTATCAAAATTATGATGGTTTTGTAATCTTACATGGTACAGATACCCTTGCTTATACCGCTTCTGTATTATCATTTATGCTTGGTGAAATTCAAAAGCCAGTAATTGTCACAGGGTCGCAAATTCCGATATCAAAGATTAGATCAGATGCAATATCAAATATTCTTAATAGCTTAATATTTGCATGTAGTGAAGTTATTAAGGAAGTGTGTGTTTATTTTAATCAAAAACTAATGCGTGGTAATAGAACTACAAAAATATCAGCAACTGATTTTGATGCTTTTGCATCCCCAAATTACCCTACTTTGGCTAGAGTTGGTATAGATATAGTTGTTAAACAAAAAAGGTTATGGCAGCGAGCAGATGTATTTAGTCAACTTAAGTTAGAGACTCTTGGTGTGCCAAAGATTGCTATTTTGAATGTCTTTCCTGGTATGGGTAATGATATTCTAGATGCTGTACTTGAGCCACCATTACAAGGATTAATTCTCAAGACTTATGGTTCTGGCAATATGATTAATGATCCAAATATTCATGCTACGCTAAACAAAGCCAATGATAGGGGCGTTGTGATAGTCAACTGTACTCAGTGTTTGTATGGTAGTGTTAAGATGGATGCCTATAAAGCTGCTAGAGGACTTATTAAAGCGGGTGTAGTTTCTGGTTATGATATGACAGATGAAGCAGCATTAGGTAAGCTTTTTTATTTATTAAGTCAGCCGAATATGACACAACAACAAGTCAAAGATGCATTTAATGTCTCTTTACAAGGTGAAGTAACAATACAAGAGAAATATGAATAG